Proteins encoded in a region of the Quercus lobata isolate SW786 chromosome 8, ValleyOak3.0 Primary Assembly, whole genome shotgun sequence genome:
- the LOC115954891 gene encoding tetraspanin-6: protein MRRLSNTVIGFLNLFTLLASIPIIGGGLWMARNSTSCESFLQTPLLVVGFVVLVISLAGFIGACFHVAWALWVYLVVMLFLIGTLMALTVFGFVVTSQGGGVEVPGRVYKEYRLQDYSPWLRNRIKDPNYWMTIRSCILGSKTCAKIALWTPLDYLEKDMSPIQSGCCKPPTSCNYNMATAVAQDPDCYHWNNAPDLLCYECDSCKAGVLENVRRDWHKLSVLNIVMLVFLIGIYSIGCCAFRNTKRAETEYPYGENRVKHIKPRWDYHWWRWLQDKREGLY from the exons atgcgtCGGTTAAGCAACACGGTGATCGGCTTCCTGAACCTTTTTACACTCTTAGCTTCAATACCCATCATTGGTGGAGGCTTATGGATGGCAAGGAATAGCACATCCTGTGAGAGTTTCCTCCAAACCCCACTTCTagttgtgggttttgttgtccTTGTTATTTCCCTAGCTGGTTTCATTGGGGCATGCTTTCATGTAGCATGGGCACTTTGGGTTTACTTAGTGGTCATGTTGTTCCTTATTGGAACTCTAATGGCTTTGActgtgtttggttttgtggtcACAAGCCAAGGTGGTGGTGTTGAAGTACCTGGTAGGGTTTATAAGGAGTATCGTTTACAGGACTACTCACCTTGGTTGAGGAATAGGATTAAGGATCCTAATTATTGGATGACTATTAGGAGTTGTATATTGGGCTCTAAGACTTGTGCCAAGATTGCTCTTTGGACACCTCTTGATTATCTTGAGAAGGACATGTCTCCAATACAG TCTGGTTGCTGTAAGCCACCAACTTCATGCAATTACAACATGGCAACAGCGGTAGCCCAAGACCCGGATTGCTACCATTGGAACAATGCGCCCGACTTGTTGTGCTACGAGTGTGATTCTTGCAAGGCCGGGGTGCTTGAGAATGTGAGAAGGGATTGGCACAAGCTCTCTGTTCTAAACATTGTAATGCTTGTGTTCCTTATTGGGATTTATTCAATCGGCTGCTGCGCTTTCCGAAACACAAAACGAGCTGAAACTGAATACCCTTATGGCGAAAACCGAGTCAAACATATCAAACCCAGATGGGATTATCACTG GTGGAGATGGTTGCAAGACAAAAGAGAAGGGCTTTATTAG
- the LOC115957108 gene encoding uncharacterized protein LOC115957108, whose translation MFLWRLAVNALPTRDNLSRRFQIADTSCLFCRECTETPIHLFTKCNASRALWFFACWGFKPDQITLPNTEDIIKLVLQPPKLCNCASDQEMVSLNLALILEEIWQSRNRVLHHNIRWDILGSIRIIQTRFQVCSSSLISPTNRQHWTPPPLGWIKINVDAAISSNLASIAVFARNHLGAPIKTWARTIRNSTPLQVETKALL comes from the coding sequence ATGTTTCTCTGGAGACTAGCAGTTAATGCCCTTCCCACCAGAGACAACCTCTCAAGGCGCTTCCAAATAGCTGATACGAGTTGCCTATTTTGCAGAGAATGTACCGAGACTCCTATACATTTATTCACCAAATGCAATGCCTCCAGAGCATTATGGTTCTTTGCTTGTTGGGGATTCAAGCCTGATCAGATCACACTTCCAAACACCGAAGACATCATTAAACTCGTCCTTCAGCCACCAAAGCTCTGTAACTGTGCCTCGGATCAAGAGATGGTCTCACTCAACTTGGCCTTAATTCTTGAAGAGATCTGGCAATCTAGAAACAGGGTGCTACACCACAACATTAGATGGGATATTCTTGGGTCCATCCGGATTATCCAAACCAGGTTCCAGGTGTGTTCATCATCCCTCATCTCGCCCACCAACCGCCAGCACTGGACTCCCCCTCCATTGGGATGGATCAAGATCAATGTAGATGCTGCTATCTCATCCAACCTTGCCTCCATTGCTGTTTTCGCTAGAAACCACTTGGGCGCCCCCATCAAAACTTGGGCGAGAACCATCAGAAATTCCACCCCTCTCCAAGTCGAAACCAAAGCACTTCTATGA
- the LOC115955551 gene encoding serine carboxypeptidase-like 27 yields MGQSVVSVVCVLSLLVGTCFASSQVSDRITELPGQPKNVGFAQYSGYVTVNEQAGRALFYWLVETPASRKPESRPLVLWLNGGPGCSSVAYGAAEEIGPFHIRPDGKTLYLNPYSWSNLANLLFLESPAGVGFSYSNTSSDLYTAGDQKTAKDAYTFLVNWFERFPQYKHRDFYIAGESYAGHYVPQLSQIVYQRNKGVQNPIINFKGFLVGNAVTDDYHDYVGTFEYWWTHGLISDSTYRILRVACDFGSSQHPSLECMKALSVAELEQGKIDPYSIYTRPCNNTQSLKRKLKGHYPWMSRAYDPCTDRYSEVYFNHPEVQKALHANLTRISYPWKTCSDIVGNSWADSPLSMLPIYQELIAAGLRIWVYSGDTDAVVPVTATRYSIDALKLPTITNWYPWYDNGKVGGWSQVYKGLTFVTVTGAGHEVPLHRPCQAFILFKSFLENKPLPS; encoded by the exons ATGGGCCAATCTGTAGTCTCTGTTGTTTGCGTTTTGTCCCTTCTTGTGGGAACTTGTTTTGCTTCTTCTCAAGTGAGTGATAGGATCACTGAGTTGCCAGGGCAGCCAAAGAATGTGGGGTTCGCTCAGTATTCAGGTTACGTGACTGTGAATGAGCAAGCTGGGAGAGCATTGTTTTACTGGTTGGTTGAGACACCAGCTAGTCGTAAACCTGAGTCAAGGCCACTAGTGCTTTGGCTCAATGGTGGTCCAGGTTGCTCTTCTGTTGCTTATGGTGCAGCTGAAGAGATAGGACCTTTTCACATTAGGCCTGACGGGAAGACCCTTTACTTAAATCCCTATTCTTGGAGCAATT TGGCAAATTTACTGTTCCTGGAATCTCCAGCTGGTGTTGGTTTTTCGTATTCGAATACGTCATCAGATTTGTACACAGCGGGTGATCAGAAGACAG CCAAAGATGCATATACATTTCTTGTCAATTGGTTCGAAAGGTTTCCACAGTATAAGCACAGGGATTTCTACATTGCTGGAGAAAGTTATGCAG GTCACTATGTTCCCCAGTTATCTCAAATTGTTTACCAAAGAAACAAGGGAGTCCAGAACCCAATTATTAACTTCAAGGGATTTCTG GTGGGAAACGCTGTTACTGATGATTACCATGATTATGTTGGCACCTTTGAGTATTGGTGGACCCATGGTTTGATTTCGGATTCCACCTATCGCATATTAAGAGTTGCCTGTGATTTTGGGTCATCTCAGCATCCCTCTTTGGAATGCATGAAGGCTCTCAGTGTTGCTGAGCTGGAGCAGGGAAAGATTGATCCATATAGCATTTACACTCGGCCTTGCAATAACACTCAATCATTGAAGCGCAAGTTAAAGGGTCATTAT CCATGGATGTCCCGAGCATATGATCCCTGCACCGATAGGTACTCTGAAGTGTACTTCAATCACCCAGAAGTTCAGAAGGCACTCCATGCAAATTTAACTCGGATTTCTTATCCATGGAAAACATGCAG TGATATCGTTGGTAATTCCTGGGCGGATTCTCCACTCTCTATGCTTCCTATTTACCAAGAACTCATTGCTGCTGGTCTTAGGATATGGGTAtacag TGGAGACACTGATGCGGTGGTTCCTGTGACTGCAACTCGTTACTCCATTGATGCCCTGAAGCTACCAACTATTACCAACTGGTACCCATGGTATGACAATGGAAAG GTTGGTGGCTGGAGCCAAGTATACAAAGGATTGACATTTGTCACAGTAACTGGAGCAGGACATGAGGTTCCACTTCATCGCCCTTGCCAGGCTTTCATtcttttcaaatcatttttggAGAACAAGCCATTGCCAAGCTAA